A single genomic interval of Coccidioides posadasii str. Silveira chromosome 1, complete sequence harbors:
- a CDS encoding uncharacterized protein (EggNog:ENOG410PFRT~COG:F~MEROPS:MER0043475~BUSCO:11768at33183) → MRVPLRIAVLECDEPLTNTKAKYGGYGGVFEALLRASATGLDVPYKINPDSDLQISKWDIVNKSDAYPKLEDIDAVLITGARYNSYDDTPWILKLVEFTKKIVAQDRVRLIGVCFGHQILGRALGAKVGPNDAGWEVAVHDVDLTEQGKKLLGLEKLRLQQMHRDIVHHYPPDVIPLGSSPRCEVQGMYSPRKFITVQGHPEFTEEIVIELLHTRKYMGAFPPGIYEEGMDSVAKENDGLAVGKSFLKFLLED, encoded by the exons ATGAGAGTACCACTTCGGATTGCGGTGCTCGAATGCGACGAGCCCTTGACCAACACCAAGGCCAAATATGGTGGCTACGGTGGTGTGTTTGAAGCCTTGTTACGTGCCTCGGCGACAGGTCTGGACGTACCCTACAAAATCAACCCCGATTCTGATCTGCAGATCTCGAAATGGGATATTGTGAACAAGAGTGATGCATACCCGAAATTAGAGGATATCGATGCGGTACTGATCACCGGCGCAA GATATAATTCATATGATGATACGCCCTGGATCCTCAAACTTGTCGAATTCACAAAGAAAATAGTTGCTCAAGACCGTGTCCGCTTGATCGGCGTGTGCTTCGGACACCAGATCCTTGGACGGGCTCTAGGTGCCAAGGTCGGTCCTAATGACGCCGGATGGGAGGTGGCTGTCCATGATGTAGACCTCACAGAGCAAGGAAAGAAACTACTTGGCCTGGAGAAATTG CGCCTCCAGCAAATGCACCGCGATATAGTGCATCACTATCCACCGGACGTTATCCCACTTGGATCCTCACCTCGATGTGAAGTGCAAGGAATGTACTCTCCGCGCAAGTTCATCACAGTCCAAGGTCATCCTGAATTTACCGAAGAGATCGTGATAGAACTACTCCATACCCGGAAGTATATGGGTGCGTTCCCGCCAGGCATTTATGAAGAAGGTATGGACTCGGTCGCAAAAGAGAACGATGGCCTCGCCGTTGGGAAGTCTTTTCTTAAGTTCCTGCTCGAAGACTGA
- the RPB8 gene encoding DNA-directed RNA polymerases I, II, and III subunit RPABC3 (BUSCO:464897at4751~EggNog:ENOG410PMVP~COG:K~BUSCO:15792at33183) has product MSDPILFEDTFTITSINAQKYDRVSRISCTSTDQLTTFTLDVNSELYPCAPGESLSLALASTLALDGKDEGAGGRAVWRDVGMGETTLANDYDYVCYGKVYRFEDSSTAGNMAVFVSFGGLLLYLDGPYKKLNPLRIDYVYLLIKK; this is encoded by the exons ATGTCTGACCCGATCCTCTTCGAAGACACCTTCACTATCACGTCAATTAACGCTCAAAAATACGATCGCGTCTCTCGCATCAGCTGTACGTCCACAGATCAGCTAACCACCTTCACTCTTGACGTAAACTCTGAGCTCTATCCGTGCGCGCCTGGTGAATCTCTTTCACTCGCTCTCGCATCCACATTAGCGCTAGACGGTAAAGATGAAGGTGCCGGAGGGCGAGCTGTTTGGAGAGATGTAGGTATGGGCGAGACAACGTTGGCAAATGACTATGACTACGTGTGCTATGGGAAAGTCTATCGATTTGAAGACAGTAGCACGGCAGGGAACAT GGCTGTCTTTGTTTCATTTGGCGGATTACTTCTGTATCTGGATGGACCATACAAGAAGCTCAACCCGTTGAGAATCGACTACGTTTACCTCTTGATAAAGAAATAA
- a CDS encoding uncharacterized protein (BUSCO:438861at4751~EggNog:ENOG410PQU0~COG:S~BUSCO:13720at33183) — protein sequence MFSVVLPSRPCLTNPTPIQADPSSPATNFVFTFPAWPKFSHIVVFLLPGITLPADAAAAVYIQFSTEANPNPNPQDFRFLGAIANEKPSAIFKVNDPVRQRTEAEEEDEMLDAGSPPSPNINMTVTLGISIEPAQTVASKLATLKAQSASTELVRRGDMFQRPNIPTKLLAQRIIGNAFNFLSSFATSDGREEMVPLKSFRDWWSKFERRIESDPGFLEREGSV from the coding sequence ATGTTTTCCGTTGTCTTACCTAGCCGGCCGTGCCTCACGAATCCCACCCCCATCCAAGCAGATCCTAGTTCCCCCGCGACAAATTTCGTATTTACCTTCCCCGCATGGCCCAAGTTCTCGCACATTGTCGTCTTTCTTCTCCCCGGCATCACACTTCCCGCCGACGCAGCAGCAGCTGTATATATCCAATTCTCCACAGAAGCGAATCCAAACCCCAATCCACAGGATTTCCGCTTTCTCGGCGCAATTGCCAACGAAAAACCTTCTGCGATATTCAAAGTCAATGACCCCGTTCGCCAACGCACGGAAGccgaagaggaagatgaaatgCTTGACGCGGGATCTCCACCATCACCCAATATCAATATGACCGTTACCCTAGGCATATCCATTGAACCGGCACAGACCGTGGCTTCCAAACTAGCTACATTGAAGGCTCAATCGGCATCTACAGAGCTTGTCAGGAGGGGTGATATGTTTCAGAGACCGAATATACCAACGAAGCTGCTTGCTCAAAGGATAATTGGGAACGCTTTCAATTTCCTTTCAAGCTTTGCGACGTCAGACGGGCGGGAAGAGATGGTGCCGTTGAAGAGCTTCAGGGACTGGTGGTCGAAATTTGAGAGGAGAATAGAGTCCGATCCGGGCTTTTTGGAAAGAGAAGGAAGTGTGTGA
- a CDS encoding uncharacterized protein (EggNog:ENOG410PGN3~COG:F~BUSCO:10055at33183) — MSKSYLDLVNECDRFPYCHDDPVFYEQYITNYHTFKISGCSAGLGYIPNFVVDKFPWPKDLWEINHETRTVTLLAPHDAAAEQRTDLLARTLAAAVKEDTFQVLRGWRNELYPIYGPGKKLLGSIERSGSNLFGILTYGVHMTVYVNDENGIRIWVARRSKTKQTYPGMLDNTVGGGISTGEQPFESLVREAIEEASLPEDLVRANTKAVGCVTYTYIRDARAGGETGLLQPECEYVYDLEVDSSVVPKPCDTEVEGFYLWTVDEVKAALANGEFKPNCSVVLIDFFIRHNIITQENEQDYLEIQARIHRRHEVPTL; from the exons ATGAGCAAGTCCTATCTTGACCTGGTCAACGAGTGTGATAG GTTCCCCTATTGCCACGATGACCCTGTGTTTTACGAGCAATATATAACCAACTATCACACATTCAAAATCTCTGGCTGCAGTGCGGGACTGGGGTATATCCCCAATTTTGTAGTTGACAAGTTCCCTTGGCCAAAGGATCTCTGGGAAATAAACCACGAGACGCGCACAGTGACACTCCTGGCTCCCCATGATGCCGCTGCGGAACAACGGACCGACCTTCTTGCTCGCACATTAGCCGCTGCCGTTAAAGAAGACACTTTTCAGGTCCTCCGAGGCTGGCGCAATGAGTTATACCCCATTTATGGGCCGGGCAAGAAATTGCTAGGCAGCATTGAGCGCTCCGGCAGCAATCTTTTTGGAATCCTGACTTATGGAGTGCATATGACGGTCTATGTGAACGACGAGAATGGTATTAGAATTTGGGTTGCTCGAAGATCAAAGACAAAGCAAACGTATCCCGGAATGTTGGATAACACCGTTGGCGGGGGGATCAGCACTGGCGAACAACCATTCGAAAGTTTGGTCCGCGAGGCCATAGAGGAAGCTTCCTTGCCCGAAGATCTAGTCAGGGCCAATACAAAAGCTGTTGGATGCGTtacatatacatatatacGAGATGCGCGCGCGGGTGGTGAAACGGGGCTTCTCCAACCGGAATGTGAATACGTCTATGATTTGGAAGTCGATTCGAGCGTCGTTCCAAAGCCGTGCGATACCGAAGTGGAAGGCTTTTACCTGTGGACTGTTGACGAAGTGAAGGCTGCATTGGCCAATGGGGAATTCAAGCCCAACTGCTCTGTTGTGCTTATAGACTTCTTCATCAGGCATAACATCATAACACAGGAGAATGAGCAGGATTATCTGGAGATACAAGCCAGGATCCATCGCCGTCATGAGGTCCCCACCCTTTGA
- a CDS encoding uncharacterized protein (EggNog:ENOG410PM2E~COG:G~TransMembrane:13 (i85-103o123-141i153-172o178-205i217-234o240-259i288-309o315-334i355-378o390-409i421-438o444-472i479-504o)~BUSCO:6518at33183), which translates to MSSPRRVTESTPLLHNGTASVPDIPDDIDEESLDRDLANVQSVPHGGETEPGFPPVSPRDGASEAAKQTTPKGSHHFINVSPAQFWVIFTGILFSYIIAFFDSTLMGSIHPVVTSYFSSSNSASWLSTGFLLTCTAFQPLFGRVSDTFGRRPVYLFAIFVFFITTAWCALAQSIGSFIAARVCCGLGAGAVASLGMIMSSDLIYVEYRGIYQSYINLAYGTGSSLGLAFGGLLADKLGWRAAFGIQLPFIFIYLVAAYFTTPQSLGPQLAYQEGFSLMQAIKSIDLKGSFLLVTGVTALMLGINLGGNVLSWDHPLVICSLAAFGAIVALFIRVEREAKRPVMPLPLLSSFPRANLILGNFCANITINTVLFNAPLYFQAVKLESPTNAGFRLVGASLMLMISSVFTGLLMTKTRRLKPPLILGSICLIYGTCSMSMLRRDAPGWIGMLSVSPASFGQGFAFPATMLSVLAVSEQGEQAVVTTTLGLFRNLGSVMGVAISSWVLQNSLRVYLNLSVTGDDKAEIIQRVRRSVAAISELDPIHQYQGK; encoded by the coding sequence ATGTCTTCGCCTCGGAGAGTCACTGAGTCGACGCCGTTACTTCACAATGGCACCGCCAGTGTTCCGGATATCCCTGACGATATCGACGAGGAGTCCTTGGACCGGGACCTCGCCAACGTTCAGTCAGTTCCCCACGGCGGTGAAACTGAGCCTGGATTCCCTCCCGTATCTCCTAGAGATGGAGCTTCTGAGGCTGCCAAACAAACAACGCCCAAGGGATCGCACCATTTCATCAATGTCAGCCCTGCCCAATTCTGGGTTATCTTCACCGGTATTCTATTTTCGTATATAATCGCATTCTTCGATTCCACTCTGATGGGCTCCATACACCCTGTGGTTACGTCATATTTTAGTTCCTCGAATTCGGCCTCATGGTTATCGACGGGGTTCCTCTTAACATGCACAGCTTTCCAGCCGCTCTTCGGCCGGGTGTCCGATACTTTCGGTCGACGACCGGTTTATCTATTCGCGATCTTCGTGTTCTTCATCACAACGGCTTGGTGCGCGCTAGCTCAAAGTATCGGAAGCTTTATAGCCGCAAGAGTTTGCTGTGGTCTGGGAGCCGGGGCTGTTGCCTCCCTTGGGATGATAATGAGCTCTGATCTGATTTACGTTGAATATAGAGGAATATATCAGTCGTATATCAATCTTGCGTATGGAACGGGCTCATCCCTTGGCCTGGCTTTCGGTGGACTCTTGGCAGACAAACTTGGCTGGAGAGCGGCGTTTGGCATCCAACTGCCCTTCATTTTTATCTATCTAGTAGCGGCGTACTTCACTACCCCCCAATCCCTCGGACCACAATTAGCGTATCAAGAAGGGTTTTCTTTAATGCAGGCCATCAAGTCAATCGATCTAAAGGGGTCGTTTCTGTTGGTTACCGGTGTGACTGCTTTGATGCTTGGCATCAACCTGGGAGGAAATGTCTTATCTTGGGATCATCCACTGGTTATATGCTCTTTGGCAGCATTTGGTGCGATTGTTGCTCTTTTTATCAGGGTTGAGCGCGAGGCAAAACGGCCCGTGATGCCGTTGCCTTTGCTCTCCAGTTTCCCGCGTGCGAACTTGATCCTCGGCAATTTTTGCGCAAATATCACGATTAACACGGTCCTATTTAACGCTCCTCTGTACTTCCAGGCGGTAAAATTGGAGTCGCCCACTAACGCAGGTTTTCGCCTCGTCGGAGCGTCACTCATGCTCATGATAAGCAGCGTATTTACTGGACTCCTCATGACAAAGACTCGCCGACTAAAACCTCCACTTATTCTTGGAAGCATATGTCTAATCTATGGCACGTGCTCTATGAGCATGCTACGTAGAGATGCGCCAGGCTGGATAGGGATGCTATCGGTTAGTCCGGCGTCCTTTGGACAGGGCTTTGCATTCCCCGCGACAATGTTATCCGTACTGGCTGTCAGCGAGCAGGGAGAACAGGCAGTGGTTACAACGACGCTTGGTTTGTTCCGCAACCTAGGGTCAGTTATGGGGGTGGCTATAAGCAGTTGGGTCCTTCAGAACTCGCTTCGTGTGTACCTCAACCTCTCAGTTACGGGGGACGATAAGGCAGAGATTATTCAACGTGTCCGAAGATCTGTTGCCGCTATATCTGAGCTGGATCCAATCCATCAGTATCAAGGCAAGTAG
- a CDS encoding uncharacterized protein (EggNog:ENOG410PMF6~COG:S~BUSCO:2386at33183), with protein MSSTVGGHLLPQNDFDIPLNLAASPSVSAIPDYSGNGGAYQIAAKVDSNPSQSATVKQQSAVGSTVAGAAAAGRGAGPATRPDAPKSKRVRTGCLTCRERHLKCDETLPRCQNCQKSDRLCKRGVRLNFIDTQVAAPPYAVPSSHDWQVNFHDESREIASEYLGGYERYPSLKRETPSRRAGPAYSYRETQAMATPHPGLTSASLLTPFAEHPQPDITAEPIFHSTPQAPAPDSAYTEHAIARSPFDAPKHPLAPANELRPYLNTAEEVLLMQVYVEEVGLWMDSMDPGKHFTQILPFHALGEPMLLNALLACGARHLFLVNPSFGEEKALYYYNISTRDLLTCLQDPNRDTVLCATTAVVLNVYEVMCEKAMQRMNHIAGARALIKECRWNAKTTGIGGACFWLNVGMELLSCLHFNWKMAWDPDTWDIDMNMSLNQGSIAGDEEFWTHRMLYICAKIANYRATMAYQGLDRSSHDPRLNQRCEEWNALRAWCDEWARCAPRSMMPLGYLHPWETNSKSSFPEVWLIKRSAVVGRLFYHTACCLLAKVHPTESEYSDDMLSMQHTHAHDICGIVAHVKDRGVASVSIRCLAIAAECVVGREAQEEVIAILDKIIKETGWQVGFLQHELIEKWGWNSATSHMSPHQSQHPQMAAAGPSTDLGSSLLNSALPSAPPSRPRMPQGIVNPLMATADFSFDNHPYQNHYVAPHNNHLNNYHYGSY; from the exons ATGTCATCAACCGTTGGCGGACACCTGCTCCCGCAGAATGACTTCGATATTCCTTTAAATCTCGCCGCTTCACCTTCTGTATCAGCGATACCTGACTATTCTGGAAATGGAGGAGCGTATCAGATAGCAGCGAAGGTGGATTCGAATCCATCACAGAGCGCTACTGTGAAGCAACAAAGTGCCGTTGGCAGCACTGTTGCTGGAGCCGCCGCCGCGGGGCGGGGCGCTGGGCCAGCAACACGGCCGGATGCACCCAAATCTAAGCGTGTCAGGACCGGTTGTCTAACATGCAGAGAGCGGCATCTCAAATGCGATGAAACTCTTCCTCGTTGCCAGAACTGCCAGAAGTCGGATAGACTGTGCAAACGTGGAGTTCGTCTAAATTTCATCGATACTCAGGTTGCCGCACCCCCATATGCCGTGCCCTCCAGCCATGATTGGCAGGTAAACTTCCATGATGAATCTCGCGAGATAGCATCGGAGTACCTAGGCGGCTACGAGAGGTATCCTTCATTAAAAAGGGAGACCCCAAGTCGGCGAGCTGGCCCCGCGTATTCCTATCGTGAGACACAAGCAATGGCAACGCCACACCCAGGACTGACAAGTGCGTCATTGCTGACTCCATTTGCGGAGCATCCGCAGCCAGACATTACAGCGGAGCCAATATTCCATAGCACGCCTCAAGCACCGGCCCCAGATTCTGCATATACGGAACACGCGATTGCTCGTTCTCCTTTTGATGCCCCAAAACATCCCTTGGCTCCAGCGAATGAACTTCGACCCTACTTGAATACCGCAGAGGAGGTATTACTTATGCAGGTGTACGTGGAGGAAGTAGGACTTTGGATGGATTCCATGGATCCTGGAAAACAC TTTACCCAAATTCTTCCTTTCCACGCACTTGGGGAACCAATGCTCTTAAATGCTCTCCTGGCTTGCGGTGCACGACATTTATTTCTAGTAAATCCTTCATTCGGTGAAGAGAAGGCGCTATATTATTACAACATTTCGACTAGAGATCTCCTAACCTGTTTACAAGATCCGAATCGTGATACGGTGCTGTGTGCAACCACAGCAGTGGTCCTTAATGTTTATGAAGTTATGTGTGAAAAGGCCATGCAGAGAATGAATCATATCGCTGGTGCCCGTGCGTTGATCAAGGAATGCCGCTGGAATGCCAAAACAACTGGTATTGGCGGCGCATGTTTCTGGTTGAATGTTGGCATGGAACTGCTGAGTTGCCTCCACTTCAACTGGAAAATGGCCTGGGATCCGGATACATGGGATATCGATATGAACATGAGCCTGAATCAAGGGAGCATCGCGGGCGATGAGGAGTTTTGGACCCATCGAATGTTATATATATGTGCGAAAATCGCAAATTATCGAGCCACTATGGCGTACCAAGGGCTTGATCGAAGTTCCCATGATCCCAGGTTAAACCAGCGTTGTGAGGAGTGGAACGCGCTGCGAGCTTGGTGTGATGAGTGGGCAAGATGTGCCCCGAGATCTATGATGCCGCTGGGTTATTTACATCCATGGGAAACAAACTCGAAGTCATCATTCCCCGAAGTTTG GCTCATCAAACGCTCCGCTGTTGTTGGCCGCCTATTCTACCATACTGCTTGTTGCCTCTTGGCAAAAGTGCATCCTACGGAGTCAGAATATTCAGATGACATGCTGTCCATGCAGCATACTCATGCGCATGATATTTGTGGCATTGTAGCACATGTGAAAGACAG GGGTGTTGCCAGCGTCTCAATTCGATGCCTAGCTATTGCAGCGGAATGTGTTGTTGGAAGAGAGGCTCAAGAGGAAGTGATTGCCATTTTGGATAAAATCATCAAGGAGACAGGATGGCAAGTTGGCTTTCTACAGCATGAACTTATCGAGAAATGGGGTTGGAATAGCGCCACCTCACATATGTCGCCGCATCAAAGTCAGCATCCGCAGATGGCAGCAGCTGGGCCTTCTACAGACCTCGGGTCCTCTTTGCTGAATTCCGCATTGCCAAGCGCGCCTCCATCAAGACCCAGGATGCCACAGGGCATCGTCAACCCACTTATGGCAACCGCAGACTTTTCGTTCGACAACCACCCGTATCAGAATCATTACGTTGCTCCGCATAATAATCATTTGAACAACTACCACTATGGTTCCTACTGA
- the DBP7 gene encoding ATP-dependent RNA helicase dbp7 (BUSCO:183720at4751~EggNog:ENOG410PGBH~COG:A~BUSCO:2088at33183): MAEDGMLLNFSLDDSVIKPQQRFKGGTWKDRLVAKKIAVKRQNKSRHSPETGAVNSNNPQNPNKINVPTGQRPTKRQRIDGGDFKPTTKSSAGGGGVGNDEQTDRKSYGDRQVISSLFTYNPTAKTVTSTDGATHDEDTTEPAKPSNAPLIDGIDTFTSLGLSPSLATHLLTKLNLKTPTAIQKSSITQLLKEECDAFVQAQTGSGKTLAYLLPIVERLMRISSHNKGKKDSEGNTVHRDSGLFAIVLAPTRELCKQISVVLDGLLRCAHWIVAGTVIGGEKKKSEKARLRKGLNILVATPGRLADHLENTKVLDVSNVRWLVLDEGDRLMDLGFEEEIQGIIKKLDERRRPSKTPDLPAKRTTILCSATLKMNVQRLGEISLKEAIHIKADPADEDDEQKDGSKQPEFSAPAQLKQSYAVVAAKLRLVTLTALLKRTFARKGSVMKAIIFVSCADSVDFHFEVFTRRESSEELPDADDQNAPSSSNVHGTIATASAFSNPSNNVILHKLHGSLPQHVRTATLSAFAKQKDASVLICTDVAARGLDLPNVDFVIEYDPAFCSDDHLHRIGRTARLGRDGRALIFLLPGNEEGYVDILRGSYREGSSNSVTRNEVNEILKRGFGGNSEAVSKGWEDKATDWQLDIERWALEDSTILEMARRAYQSHIRAYATHIAAERHMFNIKDLHLGHLAKSFALRDRPAKINVPGLRPGNEDTKKSFKADRKLASGERRKMSAREDISTTDAAEARKKMQQKLKEHMAGASEFNIA; encoded by the coding sequence ATGGCCGAAGATGGCATGCTTCTCAACTTCAGCCTAGACGACAGCGTCATCAAGCCCCAGCAGCGCTTCAAAGGCGGGACATGGAAGGATCGTCTGGTCGCGAAAAAAATCGCCGTCAAGCGACAGAATAAATCCCGACACAGCCCAGAGACAGGAGCTGTCAACAGCAATAATCCGCAGAATCCTAATAAAATCAATGTTCCTACGGGCCAGCGACCGACGAAGAGACAGAGGATCGATGGTGGAGATTTCAAACCCACGACCAAGTCGAGTGCTGGAGGCGGTGGGGTGGGAAACGACGAACAGACTGATCGCAAGTCATATGGCGATAGACAAGTTATTTCTTCGCTGTTTACGTATAATCCTACCGCGAAGACGGTCACGAGCACGGATGGCGCGACGCACGATGAAGATACCACTGAGCCAGCGAAGCCTTCGAATGCGCCTCTCATCGATGGAATCGACACGTTTACGTCCCTTGGGCTATCCCCAAGTTTAGCGACACATCTGCTAACAAAACTTAATTTAAAAACCCCGACGGCTATCCAGAAAAGTTCGATAACGCAGCTACTCAAGGAAGAATGCGATGCGTTCGTACAAGCGCAGACTGGTTCTGGAAAGACGTTAGCGTACCTTTTGCCGATCGTTGAACGGCTGATGAGGATATCGAGCCATAACAAGGGAAAGAAGGATAGCGAGGGAAATACTGTTCACAGAGATTCGGGGCTATTCGCCATAGTGCTGGCTCCAACGAGAGAACTGTGCAAGCAGATCTCCGTCGTCTTGGATGGATTACTTCGGTGTGCACACTGGATCGTGGCGGGAACTGTTATTggaggagaaaagaagaaatctgAAAAAGCACGGTTACGGAAGGGATTGAATATTCTGGTTGCTACGCCCGGTCGATTGGCGGATCATCTGGAGAATACAAAGGTTCTTGATGTTAGCAATGTGCGATGGCTTGTGCTTGATGAAGGCGATAGGCTCATGGATTTGGGgtttgaagaagagatcCAGGGAATTATTAAGAAGCTGGATGAAAGGCGGAGACCGTCCAAGACTCCAGACCTCCCGGCCAAGAGGACGACGATTTTATGTTCGGCCACGCTGAAGATGAATGTGCAACGTTTGGGAGAGATTAGTTTGAAAGAGGCAATCCATATAAAGGCAGATCCTgccgatgaagatgatgagcAGAAAGACGGCTCGAAGCAGCCTGAATTCTCTGCGCCTGCACAACTGAAGCAGTCGTACGCAGTTGTGGCGGCGAAGCTTCGATTAGTGACACTTACGGCCCTGTTGAAGCGGACATTTGCACGCAAAGGATCAGTCATGAAAGCGATTATTTTCGTTTCTTGCGCAGACTCTGTGGATTTTCATTTCGAGGTCTTCACTCGACGTGAAAGTAGTGAAGAATTACCCGATGCTGATGATCAAAATGCGCCCAGTTCTTCAAATGTTCATGGTACCATTGCTACGGCGTCTGCATTCTCTAATCCTTCGAATAATGTTATACTACATAAACTCCACGGCTCGCTTCCACAACACGTTCGAACAGCAACCCTTTCAGCCTTCGCAAAGCAAAAAGACGCATCCGTTCTCATCTGTACAGATGTCGCAGCCCGTGGTCTCGACTTACCGAATGTTGATTTCGTTATCGAGTATGATCCGGCATTTTGCTCGGACGATCATCTTCACCGTATCGGTCGTACGGCACGATTAGGCCGCGATGGTCGAGCACTGATTTTCCTCCTCCCTGGCAACGAGGAAGGGTACGTTGACATATTGAGAGGCAGCTATCGCGAAGGTAGTAGCAATTCTGTGACGAGAAACGAAGTGAACGAAATCCTTAAACGAGGCTTTGGTGGGAACAGTGAAGCCGTTAGCAAAGGTTGGGAAGATAAAGCTACCGACTGGCAGCTTGATATTGAGCGCTGGGCTCTCGAGGATTCAACCATTTTGGAAATGGCCAGACGCGCTTATCAGTCTCATATCCGGGCGTATGCGACGCATATCGCTGCTGAACGGCACATGTTCAATATCAAAGACTTACACTTGGGTCACTTAGCGAAGAGTTTTGCGCTACGCGACAGGCCAGCCAAAATCAATGTTCCGGGCTTACGGCCAGGTAATGAGGACACGAAAAAGTCCTTCAAGGCGGATCGTAAACTTGCTTCGGGCGAGAGGAGAAAGATGTCAGCAAGGGAGGACATCTCAACTACGGATGCTGCTGAAGCGAGGAAAAAGATGCAGCAGAAACTAAAGGAACACATGGCCGGAGCGAGCGAGTTTAATATTGCTTGA
- the ASA1 gene encoding ASTRA complex subunit (BUSCO:326512at4751~EggNog:ENOG410PFZU~COG:S~BUSCO:6237at33183) — MTSSGLQSTMHPPATPVYVLRGHAAPVHALHFYNQNTRLVSGDADGWAIVWNMTTKRPVATWKAHEGSILNVKGVKFAADGGHLCDANEQAASDSSEMRVFTHGRDNALRVWRLNTKEEELLDKRLPIEENSTPKNMKDPWLIYSITVNALNFCGFSICFKPSLSYEPNLEGSCLEQVSSVDALPGNCMPKVSSEMFIAVPNAMNTGGIDIFHLPSQKRICIIYADKSVNTGMVMALEIFFSSTGDLYVVSGYEDGQAMVHMQQGPIVIEDMDDASTWNWERIYLHRAHSQPILSLDVSPMHKSHFFTSSADAMIVRHPLPLRSDDVKSGDQVPLRVVNTKHAGQQGLKIRSDEKILVTSGWDGRARVYSCKSIKELAVLKWHREGCYAIALAEIEADESTTHLPTEPADEKPELSTLIQRNQPRSLIAINQQRSRKAQLTHWIAVGSKDGKISLWDIY, encoded by the exons ATGACTTCTTCAGGTTTACAGTCTACGATGCATCCTCCGGCGACCCCGGTGTATGTTCTTCGTGGCCATGCAGCCCCCGTTCATGCCCTGCACTTCTACAACCAAAATACAAGGCTTGTTTCTGGCGACGCGGACGGATGGGCTATCGTCTGGAATATGACTACCAAGCGACCGGTTGCAACCTGGAAGGCCCATGAGGGGTCCATTTTAAATGTCAAAGGGGTCAAATTCGCTGCCGATGGCGGTCATTTATGTGATGCGAATGAGCAAGCTGCTAGTGACTCGTCGGAGATGAGGGTGTTTAC CCATGGGAGAGACAATGCTCTCCGTGTATGGAGGTTAAACacaaaagaggaagagcTTCTCGATAAAAGATTGCCTATCGAAGAAAATTCTACCCCTAAAAATATGAAGGATCCTTGGTTGATCTATTCGATCACGGTGAACGCATTGAATTTCTGTGGCTTTTCTATTTGCTTCAAGCCTTCTTTGAGCTATGAGCCAAATCTCGAGGGTTCCTGTTTGGAGCAAGTCAGCTCTGTGGACGCTTTGCCTGGGAACTGCATGCCCAAGGTGTCCTCTGAAATGTTCATTGCTGTACCCAACGCCATGAATACCGGCGGAATTGATATCTTTCATCTACCTTCACAGAAGCGGATATGCATAATATACGCAGACAAGTCGGTTAACACGGGTATGGTGATGGCGTTGGAGATATTCTTTTCCTCGACTGGTGACTTATACGTGGTATCCGGGTACGAAGATGGCCAAGCTATGGTTCATATGCAACAAGGGCCTATTGTCATAGAAGACATGGATGATGCGTCAACATGGAATTGGGAAAGAATATATCTGCACCGTGCACATTCACAACCCATTCTCTCGCTAGACGTCTCTCCGATGCATAAAAGCCATTTCTTCACGTCTTCAGCGGATGCGATGATTGTGAGGCACCCGCTTCCTCTGAGAAGCGATGATGTGAAATCTGGGGACCAGGTGCCATTAAGAGTCGTGAATACCAAACACGCAGGCCAACAGGGACTGAAAATACGGTCTGATGAAAAAATACTTGTTACTAGTGGATGGGATGGTCGTGCGCGAGTTTACTCGTGCAAAAGTATAAAGGAATTAGCCGTATTGAAATGGCATCGAGAAGGCTGCTACGCCATTGCGCTTGCTGAAATTGAAGCCGACGAGTCGACCACTCACCTACCAACGGAACCAGCCGACGAAAAGCCGGAGCTCTCTACTTTAATCCAAAGAAACCAGCCGCGGTCCCTTATAGCTATCAATCAACAACGCAGTCGAAAAGCACAGCTTACACATTGGATTGCCGTGGGCTCAAAAGACGGAAAAATATCATTATGGGATATCTATTGA